One Clostridium estertheticum DNA segment encodes these proteins:
- a CDS encoding helix-turn-helix transcriptional regulator: MKKSERLNDMIRYLNNREFFNLSDLMDKYNISKSTSLRDISSLEELGMPIFSEYGRHGGYGILKHRLLSPINFTLDEVYALYFAMLALESYQSTPFHLSVNKLNEKFENCLSKEQIKQIHQMKKVLQFEANQHNNVSQFLDKILQSILNEISCKIQYLKNNKQVSYHIQFFKISAKFGQWYATGIEMNTNKYKVFRCDRITLLEFHNDKTQFSVEELINRSLEFYQSEKSVEFEVEILKHAKDIFYKEQYPSMKIESGTKTLIRGFYNLGEEEFIANYFIRYGNSIVSVKPKSLKHLIQEKIENLLNYYQKL, translated from the coding sequence ATGAAAAAATCAGAAAGATTAAATGACATGATAAGATACTTAAATAATCGAGAGTTCTTTAATTTGAGTGATTTAATGGATAAATATAATATTTCAAAAAGTACATCTTTGCGTGATATTAGTTCATTAGAAGAATTAGGTATGCCTATTTTTTCAGAGTATGGCAGACATGGAGGATATGGTATCTTAAAACACAGGTTATTATCACCTATTAACTTTACTCTTGATGAAGTGTATGCTTTATATTTTGCAATGTTGGCGTTAGAGTCTTATCAATCTACGCCATTCCATTTAAGTGTTAATAAACTAAATGAAAAATTTGAAAATTGTCTTTCTAAAGAACAAATAAAACAAATTCATCAGATGAAAAAAGTTTTACAATTTGAAGCGAATCAGCATAATAATGTTAGTCAGTTTTTAGATAAAATTTTACAAAGTATTCTTAATGAAATTAGTTGTAAGATTCAATATTTAAAAAATAACAAACAAGTAAGTTACCATATTCAGTTTTTTAAAATTTCTGCTAAGTTTGGACAGTGGTATGCTACTGGAATAGAGATGAATACAAATAAATATAAAGTTTTCAGATGTGATAGAATAACTTTGTTAGAATTTCATAATGATAAAACACAATTTTCTGTTGAAGAACTCATCAACCGTTCTTTAGAATTTTATCAATCTGAAAAAAGTGTTGAGTTTGAAGTGGAGATTTTAAAGCATGCAAAGGATATTTTTTATAAAGAGCAATATCCATCAATGAAAATAGAAAGTGGGACTAAGACACTTATAAGGGGGTTCTATAATTTAGGCGAAGAAGAATTTATTGCAAATTATTTTATTAGATATGGTAATTCCATTGTATCAGTAAAACCTAAATCGCTAAAACATCTTATTCAAGAAAAAATAGAGAATCTATTAAATTATTATCAAAAATTATAA
- a CDS encoding VOC family protein codes for MSKTLEIAIFLSMNGKTQEAINFYKKHFNAEELLLVTYQDMAKRDNTIQITDENKNYISHSILSIGKTKVMIAEDTMDTNEKYKVGNNTSLCIQSADLNEIEDFYNSLITDNRVRIIVPLSNNMFSKAYGIIEDPFGIQIQLMFDNRLK; via the coding sequence ATGAGTAAAACACTAGAGATTGCTATTTTTCTTTCAATGAATGGGAAAACACAAGAAGCTATAAATTTCTATAAAAAACATTTCAATGCAGAGGAATTATTACTGGTTACGTACCAAGATATGGCAAAGCGAGATAATACAATACAGATTACTGATGAAAATAAAAATTATATCTCTCACTCTATTTTATCAATTGGAAAAACTAAGGTAATGATTGCAGAAGATACAATGGATACTAATGAAAAATACAAAGTTGGTAATAACACATCATTATGTATTCAAAGTGCTGACTTAAACGAAATTGAAGATTTTTATAATAGCTTAATTACAGATAACAGAGTTAGAATCATCGTTCCATTATCTAATAATATGTTTAGTAAAGCATACGGGATTATTGAAGACCCATTTGGTATTCAAATTCAACTAATGTTTGATAATAGATTGAAATAA
- a CDS encoding RNA-guided endonuclease InsQ/TnpB family protein: MTKKITKSVLFGVQKQQLKHLNSSNYEALRGLCFLSKNMYNVALYNIRQYYFTEKKFLGYNSNYHLCKYNENYTMLNSNSAQQMLKVADRNFKSFFALIKMAKKGEYQYRDIKLPGYLPKDGFFNLIFNEFNSSKDKFSVPMSTTFKRLYGKVEINIPSNLKGKAIKEVRILPKNDARFFEIQWVYEIDEFKGNLNKNNTLAIDLGIDNLCACTINDGKAFIIDGKKLKSINQWANKENSRLQSIKDKQKIKTTTKAQKKLWNKRSNRVNDYLNKTVRVIIDYCLNNDIGSIVVGYNPTIQRKVNLGKVNNQNFVNIPIGNIRERLTYQSQRYNINLIEQEESYTSKADFLANDSMPIYSALNKKRYLFSGKRISRGQYKSSKDLILNADINGSLNIMRKSNIKQINLNHKEYLNPIRTRIA; this comes from the coding sequence ATGACTAAAAAAATTACTAAATCAGTCTTATTTGGTGTTCAAAAACAACAGCTTAAGCATTTAAATTCTAGCAATTATGAAGCTCTTAGAGGACTATGTTTTTTATCTAAAAATATGTATAACGTAGCTTTATATAATATTAGACAATATTATTTTACTGAAAAGAAGTTTCTTGGATACAACAGCAATTATCACCTATGTAAATATAATGAGAATTACACTATGCTTAATAGTAATTCAGCACAGCAAATGCTGAAAGTTGCTGATAGAAACTTCAAGTCATTTTTTGCTTTAATAAAAATGGCTAAAAAAGGAGAATATCAATATAGAGATATTAAATTACCTGGGTACTTACCTAAAGATGGATTTTTTAATCTTATCTTTAATGAATTTAATTCTTCTAAAGATAAATTTTCAGTACCAATGTCAACTACTTTCAAAAGGCTTTATGGTAAGGTTGAGATTAACATACCTTCAAATTTAAAAGGTAAGGCAATTAAAGAAGTTAGGATATTACCTAAAAATGATGCAAGGTTCTTTGAAATTCAATGGGTATATGAAATTGATGAGTTCAAAGGAAATTTAAATAAAAACAACACACTTGCTATTGATTTAGGAATAGATAATTTATGTGCTTGTACTATTAATGATGGTAAAGCATTTATAATTGACGGAAAAAAACTTAAATCCATTAATCAATGGGCTAATAAGGAAAATAGTAGACTCCAATCAATTAAAGATAAGCAAAAGATTAAAACGACCACTAAAGCTCAGAAGAAACTATGGAATAAAAGGAGTAATAGAGTTAATGATTATCTCAATAAGACCGTTAGGGTAATTATTGATTATTGTTTAAATAACGATATAGGTAGTATTGTAGTTGGTTATAACCCAACTATTCAAAGAAAAGTAAATTTGGGTAAAGTCAATAATCAAAACTTTGTTAATATTCCAATTGGTAATATAAGAGAAAGGCTGACTTATCAGAGCCAAAGATATAATATTAATTTAATAGAACAAGAAGAAAGCTATACTTCAAAAGCTGATTTTTTAGCAAATGATAGTATGCCTATTTATAGTGCTTTGAATAAGAAAAGATACTTATTTAGTGGTAAAAGAATATCAAGAGGACAATACAAATCATCTAAAGACTTGATATTAAATGCTGATATAAATGGCTCACTTAATATAATGAGAAAATCTAACATAAAACAAATTAACTTAAATCATAAAGAGTATTTAAACCCCATAAGGACAAGAATAGCTTAA